GGACTTACCTGTGGTTTCCTTAAGTATAGGTGATGGTCAACCCTCCAATCTCTTTGAAATGTCCTTTCAAATGCTAAATTTACAATTTACACCAAAAACTAATTTGGTTTAAGAGCGTCATAAATTTTTCTCGAGGATGCAAAATGCTGAGGAAGATATGGCATCATATGTAGCAACCTTACGTGGACTCGCGTTGTCTTGCCGCTTCGAACAGTTATCTGATTCCCCGATAAGAGACCAGCTAGTAAGGTGTGCTTATACAAAGAAGATAAGGAAGAAACTACTATTGAAAGATCCTAATCTGGATGAAGCGATACAAATTGCTAAAAGAATGGAGCACACGGCTTTATGGCTACAGGAAATGGATAATTCAActaaagaaggaaaacaaaatgtCATCAGTGAAATAAAGAATAAGAGTAAATTCCTAATTAGTGAAGAGAAGAAGAAATCAACAAGGAATTGGGAATACCCGAATCTGGGAAAGTTCGACTCAAGGGAAGTAAAATGCTATCGGTGCGGAGCGCCTGGACACACTGCATCgagcaaaatgtgtgctgcaaggaGCGCAATATGTCGCAATTGCgggaaaagagggcattttgccaaagtctgtAAATTTAAAAACAACTAAGGTAGTGGTCGCACAATCCAAGAAATTCAGGATGTGTGTGGAAACTTGGAAGAAATAATATTAACTGTGGAAGGAAACCTCATAGATCTAGCGCCTAGTGAAAGAACCATGAGTATACAAGATGTGACACTCAAGGTTGATCTGGaaagtacaaatgtattagagaaaCCTCATGCTCAGGTGTTACTGAACAACGTGCCAGTTAATCTGTTGGTAGATTCTGGGAGTCTGTTTACCCTCATTTCGGAAAAGACTTATGAGAAATTGTGGAATAACTTTGGAAATGAGAATCTATTGGAACCGGATATAAAAGCTGTGGGGTATGCGGGGAAACGAATAGAAATGATAGGCATGATTTGGATGACAATTGTTTTCAAAGGGAGAGCAGTTAAAGGAAGGGTATATATCACAGACTTTGGAACTAATTTATTAGGCTGGCGTCACCAGAAAGATTTGGGCATAATTCTGAACCCTAATGCTAAAGAGCCTGTGATGATTATGGAAAAAGAGAATTGGTGAAGTAAAAGAAAACTCTTGTCATCTCTTAATCCAAAAGCATCCACAAGTCTTTTCTCCAAGATTAGGCATCATGAAAGGGTTTTCTCACAAGATTGTGCTAAAAAGAGATGCAAAACCAGTAGTTCACAGGGTGCGAGGCATACCTAACTTGATGAAAGACCCTTTGAAAAATGAAATGGACAGGTTGTTCCAAGATGGTATCATTGAGCCAATAGAGTCTTCGGAATGGCTTGCTCCAATTGTTGTAGCACCCAAGGAGGGAGGAAGGATTCGGTTATGCATCGATCTTagagatttaaacaaaaatatctgggtggACAGACAACCATTGCCAAATATTTCTCAGATGTTATC
The genomic region above belongs to Pleurodeles waltl isolate 20211129_DDA chromosome 1_1, aPleWal1.hap1.20221129, whole genome shotgun sequence and contains:
- the LOC138245872 gene encoding CCHC-type zinc finger nucleic acid binding protein-like; translation: MQNAEEDMASYVATLRGLALSCRFEQLSDSPIRDQLVRCAYTKKIRKKLLLKDPNLDEAIQIAKRMEHTALWLQEMDNSTKEGKQNVISEIKNKSKFLISEEKKKSTRNWEYPNLGKFDSREVKCYRCGAPGHTASSKMCAARSAICRNCGKRGHFAKVCKFKNN